The genomic stretch TTGCGTGCCATAGGTTCATGGTGTGAGGTTCCCATTATAATCCCCATCTCATGAGCGGTCTTGCTGTTCTCCGGATCATCCGCATAAAAACTCCAACCCCACATGGCAGGCCACATAAAGTTACCACGCAGACGCAAAATCAGTTCGAACACACGAGCATAAAAACGATGATCACCATAATTCGTGCCATAAGTGTGCTTCACCCATCCGGTCAGGCAAGGAGCCTCGTCATTCAAAAAGATACCCCGATACTTCACCGCCGGTTCTCCCGCCGTATAACTTCCACGCGTCATCGAAAGATTCTGCCGGAACATCACCGGCACATCCGCCCAGTCGTACCACGGCGAAACACCAATCTGCTCCGAAAGCTCATAAATCCCATAAATCGTTCCGCGTTTGTCACTTCCCACAATGACGAGCGCCTCATCCACTCCGTTCAAGGGAGCAGACACCACGGTCATCAGGTATTTCTCATTCTTGCCCTCCAGCAACGAAGCATCTATCTTTTTCGCTTTTACCAATTCTCTGATATAGCGGCTTTTCAACGTACCTACCATAATCATGCGCTTTACGCCGGGAGTATAGCATAACCCGGCAGCCCGGCCACTTACCCGTTTAAAGTCATTCTGAAGATTCCTTACTGCTATCATCACACCAGCATCCTCCTGCTCGTCCACCAATATTTCATTGGCCACTCCGTTTTCCATCAGAGTGAAACGGTCGGGAGCCAGCTGGTCAAAAGTAATCCCTTTATGATCTATAGCTCCTACATTCAGGCACAAGGTGGAGAACAAGAATATCCCCACACATTTTTTCAGTTTCATTCTATTCACTTTTTAGTTACCGTATTCAAAATAATCTATATCCACATATCCTCCCAAATCTTTAGTAGCATAATTAAAAATAGCAAACTTGCTTCCCATAAAGAATTTGGTATAATCAAAAACCATTTTACAAGGTTCTCCTATTCGTTTCCACGTTTTCTTGTCATAACTGTAATAAAAAGTGGCTTCATCTTTTTTATCTGCAAAATCGCCCTCCATACGAAGATAGACCACCTCTTTCTCACAATCCATGCGTTCCTTCTCCAGTACTTCCACAGCAGTCACCCTTTTTTCCCGGTCCGAAAGACTGACAGACTGATGTGACATCACCCACTGCTTTTTCCCGTTCTCCATGACCACAGCCAGTACCCCGGACAACCCATTGAAAGCGCAGAAGCCCGCAACATCTCCTTCTTTCATCTTCGAGATATCCATAGCTACCACACCGCTGCACTTCGGTCCGCTCATACGCTGAGTCAAGGTATTGGGAGCCAGAAACAGATTGTCCACCACCTTTCCGGTCCTCAACCGCAGGAAACCCGGACGCTCCGTCAGTGACCAGCAATCGTCCAACGGATTGTGGTTCCACTGCCAGTTCAAACTCAACTGATCGGTGTCGAAACCATCACTTCCCATGATACTTCCTTTACATTCCTCTCCGTAAACAGGCATCTCCATACATTCGGGCACACGTCCGTCCGCATCACCCAGTATCGGCCAACCGTCTTCCCAGCGGCAGGGCATCAATGTGGGTACACGCCCTATACCGCCTCTATCCTGAAAAATAAAGCCATACCAGTTTCCGTCAGGAGTATCGACTATACAGCCTTGTCCCACGCCACCATATCCTTGAAATTCAGTTTCTAAAATCACCTTTTTCTCATACGGACCGGTTATCTGGTCGGCACGGTAGCACACCTCACGACGCAACCGTCCGGGAATGCTCCAGTCCATGGAAATCATCATCACATAATATCTGCCGTTATGCTTGAATGCCTGACTTCCTTCCAGAAGTCCCTGCTCGTCGGCGTCCCGCTCGAATATCTTTTGGTCTATACCTCCCGGTTCCACATCGCTCAGGTCGCTCTTGAGCTGACGAAGTTGCCCGGTGCCATAAAACAGATAAACTTTGCCGTCGTCATCAAAAAACAAAGAAGCATCATGATGATGAGGCGGACGGGAAAGTAATGTCCATTCGCCCGCCGGATCTTCGGCGGTATAGATATAACCACGATGGGGTTCATCATTGGGTGAGAACCATACATAGAACCGTCCGTCATGATAGCGGAGGCTGGAAGCCCATTGTCCGCGACCATATACCGTGCCTTCTTTCAAATCATAACGGGGCAAGTCAGTAAGCCGTTGAAACACATAACTGATCGTTTCCCAATGCACCAAGTCTTTTGAACGCATCACCGGACAACCCGGCATCAGGTGCATAGTGGTGCTTACCAGATAGTAGTAGTTTCCCACCCTTATCATGGAAGGGTCAGGTACATCCGCCTCAATCACCGGATTATGGAACATTCCCCGTTGTTGTGCAAACGCCCCCGACAAACCAATGAAGCAGGTAATAATAATGATGATCTTCTTCATTTCTTTTTCTACTTTCTATTTTTTAACTATAGCCAGTTTCACAATCGGATTCTGCGCCTGCAACACTCCGGCAAGCAACAGGGACAAGCCACTCATCATACATTTCCGGATACCGGATAAATCACATTCAAGTTTCATATTCATGGTATTAAATTCACAAGGTTGTTTTTATTTTCCGTTCTTCACGGCTCAACAAGAGCAAAGATAAAGACATCCGCTTTATTTTCGGGCGGAACTATGTTACATAGTCCTTTTCCCATGTTACAAACTCACCCTATTATGGCGGGAAGTATAGAAATTACCTCTTTTTTATTAGGCTATATATATTTTTTTGAATTATTTTTGTGCGCCTGAATCAATCTGAGATATTATATTATGATGAAACATACACTTCTTACACTATTTATGTTCCTGTCTTTATTATGTCACGGACAATCATATAAATTCTTCACAACAGACAGGGAACTGTCCAGCAGTCTGATCAACAAGATATATCAGGACCGGAACGGTATGATCTGGATCGCCACCGAAGACGGACTGAACCGCTACGACGGAGCCAAATTCGTCATCTACAAGCATGATCCGGAAAACGAGCACTCTCTCTGCCACAACTACGTACGCGCCCTGTATGAAGACAGCAAGGGACGATTGTTCGTAGGAACCTATAATGGAATACAGTTATACGATCCCGCCACCGACAGCTTCAGCACACAGGCGCAATGGGAAGACGGAAAGACTTTTGACAGCAATATCATGTCCATTCTGGAGTGTAGGAACGGAGAAATATGGGTATCGGGAAACAACTTGTGTACCATAACCATCACACAGGGGAAACTGACTGCACACAAACTGGATTTACCTATCCCCACCCAAATGACAGACTACATGATAGAGGACAGACAACACAATCTTTGGGTAACACAGGGTGAGAATGGTATCTACCGCCTCTCTGCGGACAATAAAAGCAAGCACTTTCTGAAACAAGAGAAGGGAATGACCATTGTGGACCT from Phocaeicola dorei encodes the following:
- a CDS encoding glycoside hydrolase 43 family protein, producing MKKIIIIITCFIGLSGAFAQQRGMFHNPVIEADVPDPSMIRVGNYYYLVSTTMHLMPGCPVMRSKDLVHWETISYVFQRLTDLPRYDLKEGTVYGRGQWASSLRYHDGRFYVWFSPNDEPHRGYIYTAEDPAGEWTLLSRPPHHHDASLFFDDDGKVYLFYGTGQLRQLKSDLSDVEPGGIDQKIFERDADEQGLLEGSQAFKHNGRYYVMMISMDWSIPGRLRREVCYRADQITGPYEKKVILETEFQGYGGVGQGCIVDTPDGNWYGFIFQDRGGIGRVPTLMPCRWEDGWPILGDADGRVPECMEMPVYGEECKGSIMGSDGFDTDQLSLNWQWNHNPLDDCWSLTERPGFLRLRTGKVVDNLFLAPNTLTQRMSGPKCSGVVAMDISKMKEGDVAGFCAFNGLSGVLAVVMENGKKQWVMSHQSVSLSDREKRVTAVEVLEKERMDCEKEVVYLRMEGDFADKKDEATFYYSYDKKTWKRIGEPCKMVFDYTKFFMGSKFAIFNYATKDLGGYVDIDYFEYGN